Genomic segment of Arthrobacter antioxidans:
GTGGCCTGTGCGTCCGAGAGCGCCCTCTGCAGGGCGTGGTTGGACGCGACCACCTGGGTGAAGGAGTACAGCTCGTTCTCGAGCCGGTCCAGGCCCTCCACACCACTGCCCTGCTCGGCCACCGCGATGACCACGGTTGCCGCGAGGGTCTCCAGGGCATCACCGATGTCGCGGGCGTTGGCCCATCGCTCGCTGACGAGGCCCTTGACCACGGCTGCGGCGTCGGAGGAGACACGGCCGGCGATCAGCTGGTCGACCAGCACCGCCTTGTCCTTGCCGCTGCGGGACGGGTCCGTGAGTGCACGGCGCAGGCCGGCGTTGCTGTCGAGGATCGACAGCACGCCGAACAGCTCCTCCGCAAGGCCCAGGGTGGCACCCTGCAGACGTGACTCCAGCCCTTCACGGACCGTTGCCAGGGACTGGCTCGATACTCCTGCCATTACTTCGCCGCACCTGCACTGTTCGAGGAAGTCTCGAGGTCGGCGAGGAACCGGTCGATGACGCGGGACGAGCGGGCGTCGTCGGCGAGGGACTCCCCGACGATCCGGCTCGCGAGGTCGGTCGCGAGCGTGCCGACCTCGGCGCGGAGCGAGACCACGGCGGCCTGGCGCTCGGCCTCGATCTGCACGTGGGCCTGCTCGGAGATGCGTGCCGATTCCGCGGCCGCCTTCTCCTTCAGGTCCGCGAGGATCTGCGCCCCTTCGGCGCGCGCTTCCTCACGGATGCGGTTGGCCTCGGTGCGGGCATCCACAAGCTGCTGCTTGTACTGCTCCAGCGCCGCGTTGGCTTCCGCCTGGGCGGCTTCCGCCTTGGCGATGCCACCCTCGATGGCAGCCGTTCGTTCTTCGAACGTCTTCTCGAATGCCGGCATGACGTACTTGATGACGATGAACATCAGCACGGCGAAGCCGGCCAGTGTCACGAGGAACTCCCACCAGTTCGGTGCGAGCGGGCTGGAGCCCTCCTCCGCCGCCATAATCGCTGCGTTAAGCATTTTTCACCCGTCTTTCTTCAGCTTGTCTTCGGTCGGTCAGGGCGGCCTTGTCAGGCGCCGATGACGAAGGCGAAGACGAGGCCCAGGATCGCGAGGGCTTCGGTCAGCGCGAGGCCGAGGAAGGCGATGGGCTGGAGGACACGCTGTGCCTCGGGCTGGCGAGCTACGCCATTGATGTAGGCCGCGAAGACGAGACCGACACCGACACCACCGCCGATCGCGGAGAGGCCGTATCCAACCATGTTGAGGCTACCCTGTACTTCCATTGTGTTCCTTTCAAGATGCCGCATTCGAGCGACAGGTTGTTTGGGATCATCCCCGACGGGGAAGACTTGTAAAAATCAGTGGGCGTCGGCGTTGAGGGCGCCTTCGATGTAGATCGCGGCGAGCAGCGTGAAGACGTACGCCTGCAGGACCATGATCAGGGCCTCCAGCATGTACATCGCCACGGCGCCGACGAGGACGAGGACGCTCGTACCCTGCAGCAGGATGTTGCCCGTCATCACCATGTACTCGATGGCGGATCCCGCGAGGGTCACGATCAGGTGACCGGCGAGCATCGTGGCGAACAGTCGCAGCGAGTGCGTGACCGGACGGACGATGAAGTTCGAGATGATCTCGATGGGTACGACGATCGGCAGGATGTACCAGGGCACGCCCGAGGGGACGACGGCCAGCTTGAAGAAGCGCAGGCCGTGCTTCTGGAGACCGATGCCCACCCAGAGGAGGTAGAAGATCGCCGCGATGGCGTAGGCACTGCCCGGGTGCGAGAAGGTGGGCAGCTGCAGGAACGGGATGGCCCCGAAGATGTTGTTCACCAGCACGAAGAAGAAGGCGGTGAACAGCCAGGGGACGTATTTCAGGAAGTCCCTGCCGCCGATGATGTCCTTGCCGATGGAGTTGCGGACGAAGCCGTACGCCGACTCACCGAGGAACTGCACCTTGCCGGGGACCATCTGGCGGCGTCGTGACGCGACCAGGAAGAATGCGGCGATGATGACCACGGACAGGATGACCATGAGCATCTGCTTGCCGAAGCCGGGGTCGAACCAGACGCCGTAGGGGTCACCCCAGGGGAGGATATCCCGGTAATGGGTGTCCTCGATCGTCGGGGCTACGAATCCCTCTTCGGTAGTTGCGGCCGGGAGCGCAAGCGCGATCAACGCGTTTCCTCTCTGCAGTGTCCATCGTTGGGCAAGATCTGTTCGGCCGCAGCGTGACTGGTCCGACTCATGAAGTTATGGGAATTCACTCCGGTTCATCCTCGGCACCGGACGTCGACCGGGATCCGCCGTGCGGATTCGGTGTGTGGTTCCGAGTGAGGTTGTGCATGTGGGAGAGATAGAAACCCCCTGCTGCACCTAAGAACGCTCCCGCCAGCACCAACCAGCGCGTGTCGAGGAGATTATCCAGCCCCCAGCCTATCAAACTCCATACCGCGATCCCGCCAATCATGTAGCTGAAGACCGCGATGCCCGCGTTGTAGCCGCCGTTGGAAAAGCGCGCCTCGCCCGGGGCCGGCGTGCCGTCGGAGGGGTCTCCGGGCGTCGGTGAAGTGCCGGTCATGTCAGTGTCCTTCCGGTCGCCGGGACGCGGGTGAATCCGTGGTCGGCCCGGGCGGGTCGTCGTAGAGGGGCGTCCTGAGCCGCGAGAACGCGACGACCTCCGCCACCTGCCACACGATCACGGTGGCGAGGGCGCCCCAGAAGAACCAGGTGCGGTCGAGCCAGTCCGGGGTCCCGAACAGGAACAGGACGGCGCCGAACCCGACGACCTTGATGGCGTAGGTGACGACGAACAGGCCGAGCGCTCCGGAGGGGTTGGTCCTGCCCGTGAAGTGGCCGATCAGGAGGCTGATGCCGAAGAACACCATCACGAGGGCGGCACCGAACAGCACGCTCAGGCCGGCGGCGGGTGAGGCCGCGAGCAGCGCCGCGGCGGCGATCAGGACGGCGGTGGCCGCTCCCCCGGCGGCACTCCGGCCCAGGATGCGCAGCCAGGGGCTGTCCGTGGGTTCCGACGCCGGGGAGAGCGTCGCGTCGTCGGCTCCGGTGGCCGGGTTCTCCGGTCGTGGCACGTGCTGTCCGCTCTGTCGGCGGCGCCGTGGGGCGCCCTGTGTTCCCCGGTCGACGGCGTCGTGAGGGCTGGAGGCGGGTCTGCGGGACCGCAGGTCACCGCGCCCGGCGCCTGAAATTCTACCTCACGGCGGGGTTCGCGCCCCCGCTCAGGCCTCGACCACCGTCCGACGACGGGCGATGGCCCGGAAGATCCGCGGGGACCACAGGTACAGCGCGACCACGGCCGCGGCGAACAGCGAGGCGGTCACTGCGAGGGGCGCGGGTGCGGTGGCGAGCACGAAGCCGGCGGCCCCGGTGAGCGCGGACAGGACACTCACGAACAGTGCCACCTGGACGTGGCTGAGTCCGGTGTCGGTGAGCCGCTGGTACACGTGCTGGCGGTGCGCGGCGTAGAGCCGCTCCCCGCGCCGGGCCCGGCGCAGGAACGTGGTGAACGTGTCGGCGAGGTAGATGAGCACCGGCGAGAGGAGGTACTCGAGGTAGACGCCCGCGAGCAGGCCCGTGACGGCGATGGCCGCGATCGACGCTCCGAGGAGGTAGCTGCCCACGTCGCCCAGGAACACGAATCCCCGGCCGAGGTTCCAGGGCAGGAAGCCCGCGAAGGCGGCCGCGACCACGAGCCCCGCGACCGTCAGCCACAGCTGGTCGCTGAGGACCCCGGCCCACGAGTAGAAGAGTCCCACCACCACCCCGTGCATGCCGGAGATGCCGTTGATGCCGTCCATGAAGTTGGCGGCGTTGATGTAGGTGGCCACGGCGACGGCGCCGACCGGGACCCACCAGTAGCTGCTGTCCTCGATCGTCGTCGCGAGGACGATCGTGCCGACCACTCCGATCATGAGCTGCGCGGCGGCACGGACCTTGATGGACAGCCCCCGGAGGTCCTCGATCCAGCCGAGGGTCGCGGCCGCGCCGACCATGCCGATGACGAGGAGGATGAGCGAGCGGTCGACGGCCACCAGGCCGATCGCGAGGGAGAGGGCGAGGGCGGCGAGGATCGCGACCGCGACGGCCATCCCCATGCCCCGGATCACCACGGTGGAGTGCGAGGAACGGCTGTTGGGGATGTCGACGACGCCCCACCGCTTCAGCAGGGGCTTCACGACGACGGGCAGCGCCAGGGACAGGCCCAGGGCGACGAGCCCCACGATCACCAGCTGCGCGGTCATGACGTGGGTCCCGCGGCGCCGGCGGTGGACGGCGAGGTGCGGGCGGCAGGGCCCGCGGCGTCACTCCCGAGGACGCCGATCTGCCCCCGCCCGAAGCCGCCCTCGGTCTTCCACCGCTGCAGGCTCAGCTGTCCCGGATCCAGTGGCGCCACGGACGTGTGGGAGATCTTCGGGTGAAGGGGGCGCGAATCGTTCTCGCCCACGCCGATCAGGTCCTCGTGCATCTTCTCGCCGGGCCGCAGGCCCGTGAAGACGATGTCGATGTCCTTGCCGGACATCGCGATCATGCGCTGGGCGACGTCGAGGATCTTCACGGCCTCGCCCATGTCGAGGATGAGGACCTCCCCTCCCCTGCCGATCGCGCCCGCCTGGACGACGAGCTGGCAGGCCTCGGGGATGGTCATGAAGAATCGCGTCACCTCCGGGTCGGTCACGGTGATCGGACCGCCGTTGCGGATCTGCTCGGTGAACAGCGGAAGCATGGAGCCGCGGCTGCCGATCACGTTGCCGAAGCGCACCGAGACGTACCGCTGGCCCGTGCCCTCCGCGTGCCACGAGGTGAGCTTCTCGGCGACGCGCTTGGAGTGCCCGAGGACGCTGGTGGGGTCCGCCGCCTTGTCCGTGGAGATGTTGACGAAGTTGGTCACGCCGACGGCGGCGGAGGCCCGGAGGACGTTCAGCGAACCCTGGACGTTGGTCTTCCAGGCTTCCTCCGGATACTGCTCGAGCAGCGACACGTGCTTGAGGGCGGCCGCGTGGAAGACGACCTCGGGCCTGCGGTCCTCGAAGATGTTCAGCAACGCATCCGCGTCCCGGATGTCCGCGAGGACGGTGTCACGCCCGGTCAGCAGGCCGCGCCCGGTGAGGGAGATCTGAGTGCACTGCAGGCCGGTCTCGTCGCGGTCGAGCATGATGAGCTCCGCCGGCGCGAAGATCGAGAGCTGGCGGCACAGTTCCGAGCCGATCGACCCGCCGGCCCCCGTCACCAGCACGCGCTTCCCGGTGACGTACCCGGCGACCTCGTCCGGGTGGATGTCCACCGGACGGCGTCCGATCAGGTCCTCGACGGCGACCTCGCGGAAGTCGGCGATGGCGGCACCGGCGGCGCCGAGCATGTCCCGCAGCGGTGGCAGGACGAGCACCCTGATGCCGAGGCCCGCCACGAGGTCGGAGACGCGGCGCACCTGCGCGGCCTCCACCTCCGCGAACGCGATGACCAGGACCGAGGCCTGCGTCCTGGCCACGACATCCCGCAGGTCGTCGATCCGCCCGAGGACCGGGACGGAGGCGAGCCGCAGGTGCTTCTTGGCCGGATCGTCGTCGATCAGGCCGACGGGGAAGTAGGGGGAACCGGGGTCCTGCATCATGCGGCCCACGAGCGAGTTGCCGAGGAATCCGGCGCCGTAGATCAGCGTGCGCTGCGCGTCCTCGCCCGGCTTCGCCTTGCTCTCCACATACATGCGCTTGAGGTAGCGGGTGGCGGCCAGGAACATGCACGCGAAGGGGAAGGCGATGATGCCGATGCTGCGCGGCACCCCGATGACGGTGAAGAACGCGACGCTGACGAGGACCAGGATGACGGCGACGAGCACGGCCACGATGACCAGGAGCTTCGCTTCGTGGAAGCTCCCGAAGCTGTACCTCCCCCGATACAGCGCGAAGCTGAGCCCCACCACCAGCTGGGCGACGACGGCCACCGCACAGAACGCGGCGAATCCCGGGACGTTGACCTCGTTGACCAGGAGCTCGTAGCGGAGGATCAGCGCGAGGAGGATGGCCACGATCCAGGCTGCGGCGTCGAGCAGGTACTGCGACCACAGCCAGATCGCCGGTTTGTCGCCGGAGGAGGCTGTGGCCGTGGAGCCGGGTGTCCGGGCGGAGGCCCGGCCTTCGTTGAGTCCCATGATTCCTAACGGTGTCATGCAGCCATCCACCGCAAACCGGGCGTGGTGCGGCCCGGGGTCCCCGCGCCCGTAGGGTCGGGACCCGTCCGGCCGGGGCTGGAACACGGTGTAATAGACTGCTATTACCCCAGAATACTAACTGCCCCGCCTGTGCCAGGCCCGTTGCATACTGCCAGGGCGCGGCCCGGAAGGAACAGGTTGCACGTCCCCGACGCCGGCTCGCCCCGCGTATTCCTCGTGATCACGACGTTCAACCGGGCACCCCTCCTGCGGGAGCTCCTCGAGTCGATCGCGGCCCTGGAACCGGCCCCGGCCGCCGTCGTCGTGGTGGACAACGCCAGCACGGACGCCACCGCCGACGTCCTCGCCGACGTCCTCCTCCCCGTACCGCTCATCGTGGAGCGCCTGCCCGTGAACCTGGGCGGCTCGGGCGGGTTCGCGGCCGGCGTCGCGCGCGCCCTCGAGGAAGGGGCCGACTGGCTCTGGCTGATGGACGACGACGTCGTCGTCCTCCCCGACGCCCTCGCGTCCTTCGCCCCGTGGATGAGCCGGTACTCGTGCATCCACGGACGCCGCTACGACGCCGCGGGCCTGCCGTTCTTCTGGCAGCACACCCTCGACGAGTTCACCGGCGTCCACCTGCCGGTCCGGGGCGACGTCTTCGCGGCGTCACCGGTCTTCCACACCAACGTCGCGTGCTTCGAGGGCATGCTGGTCGCGGCCGGCGTCGTCCGCGAGATCGGTCTGCCGGACGCCCGGTTCTTCCTCAACGGCGACGACCTCACGTACGGGTGGCTCGTCTCGCAGCGGTACCCGGTGGCCTACGTGGACGCCTTCGTCCTCCGGAAGACGCGCGCGCAGCGGCAGGTGGACCTCGGCGTCCGGCACCTCAACGAGTCGAGCAACCTGTCGCGTTTCTGCGGTATGCGCAACCGCGGGCACCTCGCGCGGTACCTCCAGCTGCACGGCCGCTACCACCGGGTGGGGTTCGGCCTCGGCACGCTCCTGTCCGCCGGCAAGGAGCTCCTCCGCCTGCTCGCCGTCGAGCACTCGATCTCCGGCGCCTCCCAGGTGTGGCGCGGGTGGAGGGCGGCCCGGGTGATCCTGCACGATCCCGGCTGGCGGCCGGAGCCGCCCCTGCGGGACCTCGCCGGGCAGACGGGCGCGTCCTGATGCGCTGGCTGGTGCTCGGCGGCTCCGGGTTCGTCGGCTCGGCGGTGCTGCGGGCCCTGCACGCGTCGGGCATCGAGGCGCACGGCCTGTCCGCGTCGCGGCTCGCGACGGCCGCCGATGCGCCGGTGGCACTCCTCGCCACCGCGGACGCCACGGACACCGCCGGGCTGGAGGCCGCGATGGCGGGGTACGACGTCGTCGTGAACGCGGCCGGCCTGGCCACCCCCTCGGCGACCGGCGGGACGGACCTGCTCGGCGCGAACGCCCTGCTGCCCGCCGTCGTCGCCCGCGCCGCGTCCGCCGCCGGGGTCCGGCGCCTCATCCACCTCAGCAGCGCGGCCGTGCAGGGCCGGACGCCGATGCTGGACGAGACCGGGACCGTGCGCCCCTTCTCGGCGTACTCACGCAGCAAGGCGCTCGGCGAGCAGGCCCTGGATCTCGCGGCGGCGCGGGAGCCGTCACTGTCCGTCGTGACGGTGCGGGCCACCTCCGTGCAGGGCGAGGGGCGTCCGACGACGGCGGCCCTGGCGCGGCTCGCCCGCTCGCCGCTCGCCTCCGTGGCGTCCCCGGGGACCGCGCGATCGCCGATCACGTCGGTGGACTCCCTCGCGGAGCTGGTGCTGGCCCTCGGCACCCACCCCGGGGCCCTTCCGGCGCGGGTGCTGCAGCCCTGGGAGGGACTCACCGTGCGCACCGTCCTCGAGGCGGCCGGCGGACACCCCCGGGTGCTGCCGGCGGCGCTGTGCCGGGCCGCGGTGCGGGGCGGCTACCTGGTGTCGTCCCTCGTGCGCGGTCGCCTCGACGGGCATGTGCGCCGTGTCGAGCTCATGTGGTTCGGACAGGACCAGGTGCCCGGATGGGCGGCCGGCCACGGCGTGGTCCCGACGGCCCGGGTCCGTGAGGTCCTCGCCGACGCGGGCCGCGCGGCACCGGGTGCGGGCGGGCGCTGACCTACCTTCCGGCGTCCGCGTCCTC
This window contains:
- a CDS encoding glycosyltransferase, translated to MHVPDAGSPRVFLVITTFNRAPLLRELLESIAALEPAPAAVVVVDNASTDATADVLADVLLPVPLIVERLPVNLGGSGGFAAGVARALEEGADWLWLMDDDVVVLPDALASFAPWMSRYSCIHGRRYDAAGLPFFWQHTLDEFTGVHLPVRGDVFAASPVFHTNVACFEGMLVAAGVVREIGLPDARFFLNGDDLTYGWLVSQRYPVAYVDAFVLRKTRAQRQVDLGVRHLNESSNLSRFCGMRNRGHLARYLQLHGRYHRVGFGLGTLLSAGKELLRLLAVEHSISGASQVWRGWRAARVILHDPGWRPEPPLRDLAGQTGAS
- a CDS encoding polysaccharide biosynthesis protein, with the protein product MTPLGIMGLNEGRASARTPGSTATASSGDKPAIWLWSQYLLDAAAWIVAILLALILRYELLVNEVNVPGFAAFCAVAVVAQLVVGLSFALYRGRYSFGSFHEAKLLVIVAVLVAVILVLVSVAFFTVIGVPRSIGIIAFPFACMFLAATRYLKRMYVESKAKPGEDAQRTLIYGAGFLGNSLVGRMMQDPGSPYFPVGLIDDDPAKKHLRLASVPVLGRIDDLRDVVARTQASVLVIAFAEVEAAQVRRVSDLVAGLGIRVLVLPPLRDMLGAAGAAIADFREVAVEDLIGRRPVDIHPDEVAGYVTGKRVLVTGAGGSIGSELCRQLSIFAPAELIMLDRDETGLQCTQISLTGRGLLTGRDTVLADIRDADALLNIFEDRRPEVVFHAAALKHVSLLEQYPEEAWKTNVQGSLNVLRASAAVGVTNFVNISTDKAADPTSVLGHSKRVAEKLTSWHAEGTGQRYVSVRFGNVIGSRGSMLPLFTEQIRNGGPITVTDPEVTRFFMTIPEACQLVVQAGAIGRGGEVLILDMGEAVKILDVAQRMIAMSGKDIDIVFTGLRPGEKMHEDLIGVGENDSRPLHPKISHTSVAPLDPGQLSLQRWKTEGGFGRGQIGVLGSDAAGPAARTSPSTAGAAGPTS
- a CDS encoding MraY family glycosyltransferase — encoded protein: MTAQLVIVGLVALGLSLALPVVVKPLLKRWGVVDIPNSRSSHSTVVIRGMGMAVAVAILAALALSLAIGLVAVDRSLILLVIGMVGAAATLGWIEDLRGLSIKVRAAAQLMIGVVGTIVLATTIEDSSYWWVPVGAVAVATYINAANFMDGINGISGMHGVVVGLFYSWAGVLSDQLWLTVAGLVVAAAFAGFLPWNLGRGFVFLGDVGSYLLGASIAAIAVTGLLAGVYLEYLLSPVLIYLADTFTTFLRRARRGERLYAAHRQHVYQRLTDTGLSHVQVALFVSVLSALTGAAGFVLATAPAPLAVTASLFAAAVVALYLWSPRIFRAIARRRTVVEA
- a CDS encoding NAD-dependent epimerase/dehydratase family protein — translated: MRWLVLGGSGFVGSAVLRALHASGIEAHGLSASRLATAADAPVALLATADATDTAGLEAAMAGYDVVVNAAGLATPSATGGTDLLGANALLPAVVARAASAAGVRRLIHLSSAAVQGRTPMLDETGTVRPFSAYSRSKALGEQALDLAAAREPSLSVVTVRATSVQGEGRPTTAALARLARSPLASVASPGTARSPITSVDSLAELVLALGTHPGALPARVLQPWEGLTVRTVLEAAGGHPRVLPAALCRAAVRGGYLVSSLVRGRLDGHVRRVELMWFGQDQVPGWAAGHGVVPTARVREVLADAGRAAPGAGGR
- a CDS encoding AtpZ/AtpI family protein; the encoded protein is MTGTSPTPGDPSDGTPAPGEARFSNGGYNAGIAVFSYMIGGIAVWSLIGWGLDNLLDTRWLVLAGAFLGAAGGFYLSHMHNLTRNHTPNPHGGSRSTSGAEDEPE
- a CDS encoding F0F1 ATP synthase subunit delta, producing the protein MAGVSSQSLATVREGLESRLQGATLGLAEELFGVLSILDSNAGLRRALTDPSRSGKDKAVLVDQLIAGRVSSDAAAVVKGLVSERWANARDIGDALETLAATVVIAVAEQGSGVEGLDRLENELYSFTQVVASNHALQRALSDAQATPESKVVLGLKLVPQAGPAGRLLIAQAVRSPRGLKPAILVERFLELVALRQQRWIANVSVTRPLTASQLERLESGLNAMYARELKVNVKVDPTLIGGVRVSVGDEMVDSTVITRLSELRRKLAG
- a CDS encoding F0F1 ATP synthase subunit B; the encoded protein is MLNAAIMAAEEGSSPLAPNWWEFLVTLAGFAVLMFIVIKYVMPAFEKTFEERTAAIEGGIAKAEAAQAEANAALEQYKQQLVDARTEANRIREEARAEGAQILADLKEKAAAESARISEQAHVQIEAERQAAVVSLRAEVGTLATDLASRIVGESLADDARSSRVIDRFLADLETSSNSAGAAK
- the atpB gene encoding F0F1 ATP synthase subunit A, whose translation is MIALALPAATTEEGFVAPTIEDTHYRDILPWGDPYGVWFDPGFGKQMLMVILSVVIIAAFFLVASRRRQMVPGKVQFLGESAYGFVRNSIGKDIIGGRDFLKYVPWLFTAFFFVLVNNIFGAIPFLQLPTFSHPGSAYAIAAIFYLLWVGIGLQKHGLRFFKLAVVPSGVPWYILPIVVPIEIISNFIVRPVTHSLRLFATMLAGHLIVTLAGSAIEYMVMTGNILLQGTSVLVLVGAVAMYMLEALIMVLQAYVFTLLAAIYIEGALNADAH
- a CDS encoding ATP synthase F0 subunit C, which produces MEVQGSLNMVGYGLSAIGGGVGVGLVFAAYINGVARQPEAQRVLQPIAFLGLALTEALAILGLVFAFVIGA